A region from the Panicum hallii strain FIL2 chromosome 1, PHallii_v3.1, whole genome shotgun sequence genome encodes:
- the LOC112880884 gene encoding pentatricopeptide repeat-containing protein At5g38730 — translation MQPMAAVDLSRPLCAAVIKTSFRPHLPLLAASPALLAAVLQRLSPLPSAALAFFRALPPPPPLDASLALLRLLAPHPRHHPAARALLRDLSLRHPLSSPLMLPSLLADHDPHVPSWLLLLLSQSARPDDAVRVFDQMRARGLAPDAHACTALLTALARARMTATARRVFDEMTRAGVAISTHVCNAMLHVCLKAGDAARAEALITRMDAAAVRLDQFSFNTIIALYCRKGMRYEAMCVRERMENQGIQADTVTWNSLIHGLCKDGRVKEAAGLFTEMIAAQVPPDNVTYTTLIDGYCRAGDIEEAVKLREEMEARGMLPGVATYNAILRKLCEDGNIKEVNQLLNEMDERKVQADHVTCNTLINAYCKRGDMTSACKVRRKMLESGLQLNQFTYKALIHGFCKAKELDKAKEALFEMVDAGFSPNYSVFSWLVDGFCKKNSADAVLLIPDELMRRGLPPDKAVYRSLIRRLCRKGLVDQAQKVFDRMQGKGLVGDSLVYATLAYAYLAEGKPAAASNTLDGMAKDQLRITPHIYNCLCTTYADEKETLNMLWVRAIERGLITKSVYKLLHQARLLEST, via the exons ATGCAACCCATGGCCGCCGTCGACCTCTCCCGACCGCTCTGCGCCGCCGTCATCAAAACCTCCTTCCGCCCCCATCTCCCGCTCCTCGCCGCCTCTCCCGCACTCCTCGCCGCGGTCCTTCAACGCCTCTCCCCGCTCCCTTCCGCCGCgctcgccttcttccgcgccctgccgccgccgcccccgctcgACGCCTCCCTcgcgctcctccgcctcctcgcGCCGCACCCGCGCCACCACCCCGCTGCCCGCGCCCTCCTCCGGGATCTCTCCCTGCGCCACCCGCTATCCTCCCCGCTcatgctcccctccctcctcgcCGACCACGACCCCCACGTCCCCagctggctcctcctcctcctctcccagTCCGCACGCCCCGACGACGCCGTCCGGGTGTTCGACCAAATGCGCGCCCGGGGCCTCGCCCCCGACGCCCACGCCTGCACCGCGCTCCTCACTGCGCTCGCCAGGGCCCGGATGACGGCCACCGCGCGCcgggtgttcgacgaaatgacCAGGGCCGGGGTCGCCATCAGCACCCACGTGTGCAACGCCATGCTGCACGTGTGCCTCAAGGCTGGGGACGCCGCACGCGCCGAGGCGCTCATCACCAGGATGGACGCGGCTGCCGTGCGCTTGGACCAATTCTCTTTCAACACCATCATCGCCCTCTACTGCAGGAAGGGGATGAGGTACGAGGCCATGTGCGTGCGGGAGCGCATGGAAAACCAAGGGATACAGGCGGACACCGTCACATGGAACTCCTTGATCCACGGGTTGTGCAAGGATGGCAGGGTGAAGGAGGCGGCCGGGCTGTTTACTGAGATGATTGCAGCACAGGTGCCGCCAGACAATGTCACCTACACCACACTCATTGATGGGTACTGCCGGGCGGGCGATATCGAGGAGGCGGTCAAGCTACGAGAGGAGATGGAGGCGAGGGGGATGCTCCCAGGGGTTGCCACTTACAATGCTATTCTCAGGAAGCTCTGTGAGGATGGCAACATCAAGGAGGTCAATCAGTTGCTTAATGAGATGGATGAGAGGAAGGTGCAGGCTGATCATGTCACCTGCAACACGCTAATCAATGCGTACTGCAAGAGAGGGGATATGACTTCAGCATGCAAGGTCAGGAGGAAGATGTTGGAGTCCGGGCTGCAGCTGAATCAGTTCACCTACAAGGCTCTCATCCATGGATTCTGCAAGGCCAAGGAGTTGGACAAAGCCAAGGAAGCCTTGTTTGAGATGGTCGATGCAG GTTTTTCACCCAACTATAGCGTATTCTCCTGGCTTGTCGATGGTTTCTGCAAGAAGAATAGCGCAGACGCAGTACTACTCATCCCTGATGAGCTTATGAGAAGAGGCCTTCCACCAGATAAAGCAGTATATAGGTCGCTAATTCGAAGGCTTTGCAGAAAAGGCTTGGTTGACCAGGCACAAAAAGTGTTTGATCGGATGCAAGGCAAAGGTTTAGTGGGTGACAGTCTAGTGTATGCCACACTTGCCTATGCATATCTGGCTGAAGGAAAGCCAGCTGCCGCTTCGAATACTTTGGATGGCATGGCGAAGGATCAGTTGCGCATAACGCCCCATATTTACAACTGCCTGTGCACGACTTATGCTGATGAGAAGGAAACCCTTAATATGTTGTGGGTTCGCGCTATCGAGAGAGGCCTAATAACGAAAAGTGTTTACAAATTGCTGCACCAAGCAAGGCTGCTGGAATCAACGTAG
- the LOC112893553 gene encoding uncharacterized protein LOC112893553 yields the protein MGCFNSKPNDAGAIRRRPGNIGEVAVFIPGLRVPESLELSQPLSDGLPRRLAERLAALRSRIVVMAAHEALSVTRPRKRTFTQHGGSTSADLLQALEEYLPVLLGLVKEGSNLEDKIQFSWMNQEDDAEETALPSSWYEVLSVLHMMAMLRLSQANSLLLPKTSLEGYHAKVSEDNKRASVEIFLKASGFLECAIQHVLPRMSPENRKGLPVDLSEGVLKAICMQALGQAIDVQLGLAIDSPKATLAVKRRLACEMVKCWQQAHESMADLPLIDSWGEKHRLFVNWKYIEAKAAAYYYHGLILDEGNTEKSRRMAVAALQSAEELLKESKDVAEAFHAAPPVSRSPPVCGSMKYLHDKIQKDSSCKVRINKDLYSNDSIHEAVPALPDFAVALKPEEYRLPAVTVDAANG from the exons ATGGGGTGCTTCAATTCTAAGCCAAATGATGCTGGTGCGATCAGAAGAAGACCTGGGAACATAGGTGAGGTGGCTGTGTTTATACCCGGATTGCGAGTTCCTGAGAGCTTGGAGCTATCTCAGCCGCTAAGCGATGGCCTCCCGAGGAGGCTGGCCGAACGTTTGGCTGCGTTGAGGAGCCGAATAGTGGTCATGGCTGCTCATGAGGCATTGTCAGTGACCAGGCCCAGGAAACGCACCTTCACACAGCATG GAGGATCTACATCAGCTGATCTTCTGCAAGCTTTGGAAGAGTACTTGCCAGTTCTTCTAGGACTGGTGAAAGAGG GGAGCAACTTGGAAGATAAGATACAGTTTTCTTGGATGAACCAAGAGGATGATGCCGAG GAGACGGCATTGCCCAGTTCTTGGTATGAGGTGTTGTCGGTTTTGCACATGATGGCTATGCTGCGTTTATCTCAAGCAAATTCCCTGCTTCTTCCAAAGACATCGCTTGAGGGATACCATGCTAAAGTATCTGAAG ATAACAAACGAGCTTCCGTTGAAATATTTCTCAAGGCATCTGGGTTCTTGGAGTGTGCTATCCAACATGTTCTTCCTAGGATGTCCCCAGAAAATAG GAAAGGTCTCCCTGTGGACTTATCTGAAGGAGTCCTGAAAGCGATCTGCATGCAAGCTCTTGGTCAA GCAATTGATGTCCAACTTGGGTTGGCAATTGACAGTCCAAAGGCTACCCTGGCAGTGAAAAGGAGGTTAGCATGTGAGATGGTCAAGTGCTGGCAGCAG GCACACGAAAGTATGGCGGATTTACCTCTAATTGATAGCTGGGGTGAGAAGCACAGGCTATTTGTGAATTGGAAGTACATCGAAGCAAAA GCTGCGGCGTACTATTATCATGGTCTCATCCTTGACGAAGGCAACACGGAGAAATCCCGCAGGATGGCCGTCGCTGCATTGCAATCTGCAGAGGAGTTGCTCAAGGAGAGCAAAGATGTAGCCGAAGCCTTCCATGCAGCACCTCCTGTCTCGAG AAGCCCTCCTGTTTGTGGATCGATGAAGTATCTTCATGACAAGATCCAGAAGGACTCGTCCTGCAAAGTTCGCATCAACAAGGACCTCTACAGCAACGACAG CATCCATGAGGCGGTGCCGGCGCTGCCGGACTTCGCGGTGGCTCTGAAACCCGAGGAGTATCGGCTTCCTGCTGTTACAGTGGACGCAGCAAATGGCTAG
- the LOC112883131 gene encoding uncharacterized protein LOC112883131 — MPPHATKEIAPPTMLPPPRSLDDALAAARPFLRGEEDQVDPALPELAAVLRAAGAGECWHKHGTFLAHLLDVYRILRLWRAPDAVARCGLYHSAYSNSYVNLAIFHPDTGRAHVAGVVGAPAERLVHLFCVVPRQQLIHDDLLFHYTDHDLVADLQRSEASLQDARRGVFHFHDDEPWRRKIQRLLPPAGITVKHIRTGEDVALSRRIAASFLLMTMADFSDQLFDWQDRLFDNANGRLEFRGNTWTSLWPGTGKPGLWVTSISRMAALYTLIVREEEIYIAQRAHAATTAQEEGNDSTNRDEDIHLVLPPVFDGCTKVLNAQDQKVARDLYWEAVCNGDEASDWHEVEQLLQQSIAKNPFVGEPHLVLAQVYLNMERHGDAQIQAEEGLKLLLEWGSCWDKRMPWEGWVSWGRAMLTKAREKGWPHTSFGILSLGLVK, encoded by the exons ATGCCACCGCACGCCACCAAGGAGATCGCGCCGCCCACcatgctgccgccgccgcgttccCTGGACGACGCCCTGGCCGCGGCGCGCCCGTTCCTGCGTGGCGAGGAGGACCAGGTGGACCCGGCGCTGCCGGAGCTCGCGGCCGTCCTGCGCGCCGCGGGCGCCGGCGAGTGCTGGCACAAGCACGGCACCTTCCTCGCCCACCTCCTCGACGTCTACCGCATCCTCCGCCTCTGGCGCGCGCCCGACGCCGTCGCGCGCTGCGGCCTCTACCACTCCGCGTACTCCAACTCCTACGTCAACCTCGCCATCTTCCACCCCGACACGGGCCGCGCCCACGTCGCCGGCGTCGTCGGGGCCCCGGCCGAGCGCCTCGTCCACCTCTTCTGCGTCGTCCCGCGCCAGCAGCTCATCCACGACGACCTCCTCTTCCACTACACGGACCacgacctcgtcgccgacctcCAGCGGTCGGAGGCGTCGCTCCAGGACGCGCGACGCGGGGTGTTCCACTTCCACGACGACGAGCCCTGGCGCCGGAAGATCCAACGACTCCTCCCGCCCGCCGGCATCACCGTCAAGCACATCAG GACAGGGGAGGATGTGGCGCTGTCCAGGCGCATCGCTGCATCGTTCCTCCTCATGACCATGGCAGACTTCAGCGACCAGCTCTTCGACTGGCAGGACCGACTCTTCGACAACGCCAACGGCCGCCTTGAGTTCCGTGGCAACACCTGGACCTCCCTCTGGCCTGGCACCGGCAAGCCAGGCCTCTGGGTCACCTCCATCTCCCGCATGGCCGCACTCTACACCCTCATTGTCCGCGAGGAGGAGATATACATTGCTCAACGAGCACATGCCGCCACCACAGCCCAAGAAGAAGGCAATGACTCCACCAACCGTGACGAGGACATCCACCTGGTGCTCCCACCGGTGTTCGACGGCTGCACCAAAGTGCTCAACGCCCAAGACCAGAAGGTGGCACGAGACCTTTACTGGGAGGCAGTGTGCAATGGCGATGAGGCGTCAGACTGGCACGAAGTGGAGCAGCTCCTCCAGCAGAGCATTGCCAAGAACCCATTTGTAGGAGAACCACACCTGGTGCTTGCACAGGTATACCTTAACATGGAGAGGCACGGTGACGCGCAGATCCAAGCAGAAGAAGGTCTCAAGCTGCTGCTGGAGTGGGGCAGCTGCTGGGACAAGAGAATGCCATGGGAGGGCTGGGTGTCCTGGGGCAGGGCGATGCTCACCAAAGCCAGGGAGAAGGGTTGGCCTCATACCTCATTCGGCATCCTCAGCCTAGGACTTGTCAAGTGA
- the LOC112899215 gene encoding uncharacterized protein LOC112899215, translated as MATITTTTSNDHDDEVQLQVLLASARPFLRGELEAADPALPGLAAVLRAAGAGECYHKHGTFLAHLLDVYRILRLWGVPDAVARCGLFHSSYSNSYVNLAIFQPDTGRAHVRAIVGAPAERLAHLFCVVPRHRIIHDDLLFHYTDQELRDHLKASSSSLDQLDPSEPEPEPEPEPAWRRKLRSLLPAEGVVARHIRTGEPVALSRRVLAAFLLMTVADFSDQYTDYQDDLFGNEDGRLEFGGDNWGALWPGTGKPGLWVSAMSRMTALYNLIARDDKLQLRRIGAGGAGKHDDDNEVVGELVIPPVFEGCTGVLDPEEQKAARDLYWEAITSSNKQGPAEGLLRESIRKNPFVGEPQLVLAQVLLNGGRYEEAAAAAARGVRLLLEWGSSWDKRMSWEGWVSWGRLMRDKARRREWPRTAWGIINLGLVEGVANANSS; from the coding sequence ATGGCgaccatcaccaccaccaccagcaacgATCATGATGATGAGGTGCAGCTGCAGGTGCTGCTGGCCTCCGCCCGGCCGTTCCTCCGCGGCGAGCTCGAGGCGGCTGACCCGGCGCTGCCGGGGCTCGCCGCCGTCCTGCGCGCCGCGGGCGCCGGCGAGTGCTACCACAAGCACGGCACCTTCCTGGCGCACCTCCTGGACGTGTACCGCATCCTCCGGCTGTGGGGCGTGCCCGACGCCGTGGCGCGCTGCGGCCTCTTCCACTCCTCCTACTCCAACTCGTACGTCAACCTCGCCATCTTCCAGCCCGACACGGGCCGCGCCCACGTCCGCGCCATCGTCGGCGCCCCCGCCGAGCGCCTCGCTCACCTCTTCTGCGTCGTCCCGCGCCACCGTATCATCCACGACGACCTTCTCTTCCACTACACGGACCAGGAGCTCAGGGACCACCTCAAAGCCTCATCATCCTCCTTGGATCAGCTGGATCCCTCAGAGCCAGAGCCAGAGCCAGAGCCAGAGCCGGCATGGCGGCGCAAGCTGCGGTCCCTTTTGCCGGCGGAGGGCGTGGTGGCGAGGCACATCCGGACGGGGGAGCCGGTGGCGCTGTCGCGGCGGGTGCTGGCGGCGTTCCTCCTGATGACGGTGGCGGACTTCAGCGACCAGTACACGGACTACCAGGACGACCTGTTCGGGAACGAGGACGGCCGGCTGGAGTTCGGCGGCGACAACTGGGGCGCGCTGTGGCCGGGCACCGGCAAGCCGGGGCTCTGGGTCAGCGCCATGTCAAGGATGACCGCGCTCTACAACCTCATCGCCAGGGACGACAAGCTGCAGCTCCGTCGTATTGGTGCTGGTGGTGCCGGCAAACACGACGATGACAACGAGGTGGTGGGCGAGCTGGTGATCCCGCCGGTGTTCGAGGGGTGCACCGGCGTGCTGGACCCGGAGGAGCAGAAGGCGGCGAGGGACCTCTACTGGGAGGCCATCACCAGCAGTAACAAGCAGGGACCAGCAGAAGGGTTGCTGCGGGAGAGCATCCGGAAGAACCCCTTCGTGGGGGAGCCGCAGCTGGTGCTGGCGCAGGTGCTCCTGAACGGCGGCAGGtacgaggaggcggcggcggcggcggcgcgcggggtgcggctgctgctggagtGGGGGAGCAGCTGGGACAAGCGCATGTCGTGGGAGGGCTGGGTGTCGTGGGGCAGGCTGATGAGGGACAAGGCACGCCGCCGGGAGTGGCCGCGCACCGCATGGGGAATCATCAACCTCGGACTCGTCGAGGGAGTCGCGAACGCAAACTCTTCCTGA